A genomic region of Desulfosarcina ovata subsp. ovata contains the following coding sequences:
- a CDS encoding HD domain-containing protein, which yields MMLGSNSKAMLTRCQIQVGRQHNTAMHKVPANRERQNAVCNVRRPQSIDAGVLQKIRLTLTKQETAYQNSQADEVFSSLWAHSSRVSRIALTIARAEGCEEVPALLAGLMHDLGKFAYGSYHTDDTPEEKNAVRFAEDILTGTVYEKWIPAVREAILSCYLEGQATTKIGRVLYDADCIDKLGTMGVAQFFAKRALRRQFLDDDLLIRASIELTYAYHSPDTLKTATGRALARLRSVRTRRYFTELLEEWNWLGLGEFNIVEEAIGGIVCVLVVPCACPCGGRLTFESDIQDAVKCRSVVMKYLCTTCGTEKTYSFCLPNVKGLPRKR from the coding sequence ATGATGTTGGGATCCAATTCAAAAGCAATGCTCACCCGCTGCCAGATTCAGGTTGGACGGCAGCACAACACTGCCATGCACAAGGTACCCGCGAACCGGGAGCGGCAGAACGCGGTTTGCAACGTAAGGAGGCCCCAGTCCATTGACGCCGGTGTCTTGCAGAAAATCCGCCTTACACTGACCAAACAAGAAACAGCTTATCAGAACAGTCAGGCCGATGAAGTTTTTTCCAGCCTTTGGGCGCACAGCTCACGGGTGTCCCGCATTGCCCTTACCATTGCCAGGGCCGAAGGCTGCGAGGAAGTTCCCGCCCTGCTCGCCGGGCTGATGCACGACCTGGGCAAGTTCGCCTATGGGAGCTACCATACGGACGATACGCCGGAAGAGAAGAACGCGGTCCGGTTCGCCGAGGACATCCTTACGGGCACGGTGTACGAAAAATGGATCCCGGCAGTCAGGGAGGCCATCCTCTCCTGCTACCTCGAAGGGCAGGCCACCACAAAAATCGGCCGCGTGTTGTATGATGCGGATTGCATTGACAAGTTGGGCACCATGGGCGTGGCCCAGTTTTTCGCCAAGCGGGCCCTGCGCCGACAGTTTCTTGATGATGACCTGCTGATTCGGGCAAGCATCGAGCTGACCTATGCTTACCATTCGCCGGACACCCTGAAGACAGCAACCGGCCGGGCCCTGGCACGATTGCGTAGCGTTCGCACCCGTCGTTATTTTACAGAACTGCTGGAAGAGTGGAATTGGCTCGGGCTGGGCGAATTCAACATTGTCGAGGAAGCGATCGGCGGCATCGTCTGCGTCCTGGTGGTTCCCTGCGCATGCCCGTGCGGCGGCCGATTGACCTTTGAATCTGACATTCAGGATGCGGTGAAGTGCCGGTCCGTGGTCATGAAATACCTGTGCACGACATGCGGTACCGAAAAAACCTATTCCTTCTGTCTCCCCAATGTGAAAGGCCTTCCACGGAAACGATAA
- a CDS encoding MBL fold metallo-hydrolase, with the protein MEEIRPNWYRIEIPLPRTPLKYLNSYVITSREKNLIIDTGLNHVACRTAMREGLRELGVEMDRTDIFITHFHADHFSLVSMLATETTRVFFNRPDAELIESWDGINTMVDFSCRHGFPVAVLKKAFENHPGTKFGTEWTPDLKILVDGQTITYGDYTFTCVATPGHTLGHMCLYEAAEKILVAGDHLLIDITPNIQGWLDQANLLKHYLESLRKVYALDVDLVLPGHRRLFNDHRGRIDELLAHHDQRLTEVRRILSDGPMSAYETASKMTWDIRADNWAAFPPAQQWFATGEALAHLSYLEGEGQARREVNDGKTVFHRVGAP; encoded by the coding sequence ATGGAAGAGATAAGGCCCAACTGGTACCGCATTGAAATTCCCTTGCCCAGGACCCCCCTGAAATATCTGAACTCCTATGTCATCACCAGCCGTGAGAAAAACCTGATTATCGATACCGGCCTCAACCACGTCGCCTGCCGGACGGCCATGCGCGAAGGATTGCGGGAACTGGGTGTGGAGATGGACCGGACCGATATTTTCATTACCCATTTTCATGCCGATCACTTCAGCCTGGTCTCCATGCTGGCCACAGAAACCACCCGGGTTTTTTTCAACCGCCCCGATGCGGAACTGATCGAATCCTGGGATGGCATCAATACCATGGTGGACTTCAGTTGTAGACACGGATTTCCGGTGGCCGTGCTCAAGAAGGCCTTTGAGAACCATCCGGGAACCAAATTCGGTACCGAATGGACGCCGGACCTGAAGATTCTGGTGGACGGGCAGACGATTACTTACGGGGACTACACTTTTACCTGCGTTGCCACGCCGGGGCATACCCTGGGGCATATGTGCCTGTACGAGGCCGCAGAAAAAATTCTGGTGGCCGGTGACCATCTTCTGATCGATATCACGCCGAACATTCAGGGCTGGCTGGATCAGGCTAACCTTTTAAAGCATTATCTGGAAAGCCTGCGCAAGGTATACGCGCTGGATGTGGATCTGGTGCTGCCGGGCCACCGGCGCCTCTTCAACGACCATCGCGGCCGCATTGACGAACTGTTGGCCCACCATGACCAGCGTCTCACCGAGGTGCGCCGCATTCTGTCCGACGGGCCCATGAGCGCCTATGAAACCGCATCAAAGATGACCTGGGACATCAGGGCCGACAACTGGGCGGCCTTTCCTCCGGCACAGCAGTGGTTTGCCACGGGGGAGGCGCTCGCGCACCTGAGTTATCTCGAGGGAGAGGGGCAGGCCCGGCGGGAGGTGAACGACGGGAAGACGGTTTTCCATCGGGTCGGCGCCCCCTGA
- a CDS encoding molybdopterin cofactor-binding domain-containing protein — MSARDPIAHVRAETCFVDDLLEPQGTLYAAVFGSPVAHGVVCVLDANAAAAASGVAAVFTARDIPGENQVGSVVADQPLLAADRVRYVGQPLAMVVADTPTRAHQALKNITVTIDKRPAVFDPRQAAENGDLIGLPRTIAMGNVDAAWSQCVTIVSGRVDSGGQEHLYLETQAALAIPRPCDSMHIFSATQSPSSVQRTVARVLACPMHAIEVEVQRVGGAFGGKEDQAATWAALAALAAHRLQRPVKLVLDRHADMQMTGKRHPYTSDYRLGLDADGRFLAFQATYYQNAGAVADLSTAVLERSLFHATNSYAIPNVRVTGICCRTHLPPFTAFRGFGAPQAMVVIEAAIVAAAETLNVPTWTLQQKNLLCGGDIFPFGMRMQGDTPRRSFDAAVSRFHVQSRLADIERRNAASNFVKRGLAVMPVCFGIAFTTTMLNQAGALVHVFVDGSVSVSTAAVEIGQGVATKLRRMAAAALGIAQTRVRIENTSTTRVANMSPTAASTAADLNGAAVRLACGTLLQRLKTVAAGIQGVPAGQVAIRGGRVWIGDAPSSLTWEALVKTAHRKRVDLSAHAFYATPELHYDRQREKGRPFAYHVCGAAVVEARLDALRGTASIESVEIVHDAGRSLDPLVDRGQVEGAVVQGIGWTTLEELMVDPDGRLLTDTLSTYKVPDLDFSPTTIEVVFLDDTADSGAVMASKAVGEPPLMYGIGAYFAIRAAIRAVRDVPAERIRLPLTHARILQMLEGE; from the coding sequence ATGAGTGCGAGAGACCCCATTGCCCATGTGCGTGCCGAAACCTGTTTCGTGGATGACCTTCTTGAACCGCAGGGGACCCTGTACGCCGCCGTGTTCGGTTCACCCGTGGCCCACGGGGTGGTTTGCGTGCTGGATGCCAACGCCGCAGCGGCGGCGTCGGGTGTGGCGGCGGTTTTCACGGCCCGTGATATTCCCGGTGAGAATCAGGTGGGCAGCGTGGTTGCCGACCAGCCCCTGCTGGCAGCGGACCGGGTTCGCTACGTGGGCCAGCCTCTGGCCATGGTTGTTGCCGACACGCCGACCCGGGCACACCAGGCCCTTAAAAACATTACGGTGACGATCGACAAGCGTCCGGCTGTGTTCGATCCGCGCCAGGCCGCGGAAAATGGGGACCTGATCGGCCTGCCGCGCACCATCGCGATGGGCAATGTGGATGCGGCATGGTCGCAGTGTGTGACCATCGTCAGCGGGCGGGTCGATTCGGGCGGCCAGGAGCATCTCTATCTGGAAACGCAGGCGGCCCTGGCGATTCCCCGGCCTTGTGACAGCATGCACATCTTTTCGGCCACCCAGTCTCCGTCATCGGTCCAGCGGACGGTGGCCCGCGTACTGGCCTGTCCCATGCACGCCATCGAAGTGGAGGTGCAACGTGTAGGCGGTGCCTTCGGCGGCAAGGAGGACCAGGCCGCAACCTGGGCAGCCCTGGCGGCTCTGGCCGCCCACCGGCTGCAGCGCCCGGTAAAACTGGTCCTCGACCGCCACGCGGACATGCAGATGACCGGCAAACGCCACCCTTACACCAGCGACTATCGTCTCGGTTTGGATGCCGACGGCCGGTTTCTGGCCTTCCAGGCGACCTATTACCAGAATGCGGGGGCCGTGGCCGACCTGTCCACGGCCGTTCTCGAACGCAGCCTGTTTCACGCCACCAACAGTTACGCCATTCCCAACGTCCGGGTGACCGGCATATGCTGCCGCACCCACCTGCCGCCGTTTACGGCATTTCGCGGTTTCGGCGCCCCCCAGGCCATGGTTGTAATCGAGGCGGCCATCGTGGCGGCCGCCGAAACCCTGAACGTGCCGACCTGGACACTCCAGCAAAAAAATCTGCTGTGTGGCGGCGATATATTTCCCTTTGGCATGCGCATGCAGGGCGATACCCCCCGACGCAGTTTCGATGCGGCCGTGTCGCGGTTTCACGTTCAATCCCGGCTTGCCGACATCGAGCGCCGCAACGCGGCATCAAATTTTGTCAAACGGGGGCTGGCCGTCATGCCGGTCTGCTTTGGCATCGCCTTTACCACTACTATGCTGAACCAGGCGGGGGCCCTGGTGCACGTCTTTGTCGATGGCAGCGTCAGCGTCAGCACCGCGGCGGTCGAAATCGGCCAGGGGGTGGCGACCAAGCTGCGGCGGATGGCGGCCGCGGCCCTTGGCATCGCCCAGACGCGCGTGCGGATCGAGAATACGAGCACAACTCGGGTGGCCAACATGTCACCGACGGCGGCCAGCACGGCTGCGGATTTGAACGGGGCCGCCGTCCGCCTGGCCTGCGGGACCCTCCTGCAGCGTCTTAAAACCGTGGCTGCCGGAATTCAGGGGGTTCCGGCCGGACAGGTCGCCATCCGGGGCGGCCGGGTCTGGATCGGCGATGCGCCGAGTTCACTGACTTGGGAGGCGCTGGTGAAGACCGCCCACCGCAAGCGGGTTGACCTGTCCGCGCACGCCTTTTACGCCACCCCAGAGCTGCACTACGACCGACAGCGGGAAAAAGGCCGCCCGTTCGCTTACCATGTTTGCGGTGCGGCCGTGGTCGAGGCCCGGCTGGACGCCCTGCGCGGGACGGCGTCCATCGAATCGGTGGAGATCGTTCACGATGCGGGACGCAGCCTGGATCCGCTCGTGGACCGCGGGCAGGTGGAGGGGGCCGTCGTCCAGGGCATCGGCTGGACCACCCTCGAAGAGCTAATGGTCGACCCGGATGGCCGGCTGCTGACGGATACGCTTTCCACCTACAAGGTGCCGGATCTTGATTTTTCCCCCACCACCATTGAAGTGGTTTTTCTTGACGATACCGCTGATTCTGGTGCCGTCATGGCGAGCAAGGCAGTTGGCGAGCCACCGCTGATGTACGGAATTGGTGCCTATTTTGCCATCCGGGCCGCCATTCGCGCCGTGCGCGATGTCCCGGCCGAACGGATTCGCCTGCCGCTGACCCACGCACGGATTCTGCAAATGCTCGAAGGCGAATAG
- the nikA gene encoding nickel ABC transporter substrate-binding protein, with amino-acid sequence MKRLLLIFLFVAGFGLLPGAAPVLAESDTLIYSWPGNVGPLNPHLYSPNQMFAQAMVYEPLVRYSLDGNIQPCLAESWDISPDGRVYTIRLRQGVVFSDGVPFDAKAVKMNIDAVMANAKRHAWLELVHQIRETVIVDAHTVKIILKDPYYPFLQDMALVRPFRFLSPSAFPDSGNTADGIKQAVGTGPWVLVESKLGEYDRFERNENYWGKRPPMKTILVKVIPDPNSRAVAFETGAIDLIYGDGQISLDTYDRFRSDPRYRTAISQPLCTRSLAINSGRGPTRELAVRQAIQHAVDKDAIVKGVFLDTEIKADTLYSANIPYCDLKLPPYAFDPAKAESILATAGWKRTEKTGFRTRDGQVLSVDLCFVGNDAVMKAVAEVLQSDLQRVGVKINLLGEEQDSFYKRQKSGEFGLIFNNTWGPPYEPHSYLSSWRVPSHADYEAQSGLPMKPEIDATIGRVLVSTDEGVRADTYRKILTTIHEQAVYLSLSYTTGLIVHGKGMQGASFGPTKNEIPFETMFKE; translated from the coding sequence ATGAAACGGCTGTTGCTGATTTTTCTTTTCGTCGCCGGTTTCGGTTTACTTCCGGGTGCCGCTCCGGTACTGGCCGAATCCGATACCCTGATCTATTCCTGGCCAGGCAATGTCGGTCCCCTGAATCCGCATCTCTACTCTCCCAATCAAATGTTCGCCCAGGCCATGGTCTACGAGCCATTGGTGCGCTACAGCCTGGATGGCAACATCCAACCGTGCCTGGCCGAAAGCTGGGACATTTCTCCGGATGGCCGTGTGTACACCATCCGGTTGCGCCAGGGCGTGGTTTTTTCCGATGGCGTTCCCTTCGATGCAAAAGCGGTCAAGATGAACATCGATGCGGTCATGGCCAATGCCAAACGCCATGCCTGGCTGGAACTCGTGCACCAGATCCGGGAAACCGTCATTGTGGATGCCCACACCGTTAAAATCATCCTGAAGGATCCCTACTATCCCTTCCTTCAGGACATGGCCCTGGTGCGCCCCTTCCGATTCCTCAGCCCGTCGGCATTTCCGGACAGCGGCAATACGGCCGATGGCATCAAGCAAGCCGTCGGCACGGGCCCCTGGGTTCTGGTGGAATCCAAACTGGGGGAGTACGACCGGTTTGAGCGCAACGAGAATTACTGGGGAAAGCGGCCGCCGATGAAAACGATCCTGGTCAAGGTGATCCCCGATCCGAACAGCCGCGCCGTGGCCTTCGAAACCGGAGCGATCGATCTGATTTACGGTGACGGGCAGATCAGCCTGGATACCTACGACCGTTTCCGAAGCGATCCGCGATACCGCACGGCCATTTCGCAGCCCCTGTGCACCCGTAGCCTGGCGATCAACAGCGGCCGGGGCCCCACCCGGGAATTGGCGGTGCGGCAGGCCATTCAGCATGCGGTCGATAAGGACGCGATTGTCAAAGGCGTGTTCCTCGATACGGAGATCAAGGCAGATACGCTCTATTCGGCCAATATCCCCTATTGCGACCTGAAGCTGCCGCCCTACGCCTTTGATCCTGCCAAAGCCGAAAGCATTCTCGCCACGGCCGGATGGAAACGGACCGAGAAAACCGGTTTCCGGACCCGGGACGGCCAGGTCCTTTCCGTTGACCTCTGCTTTGTGGGCAACGACGCCGTCATGAAAGCGGTTGCCGAAGTGCTGCAAAGCGACCTGCAGCGGGTGGGGGTCAAGATCAATCTGCTGGGCGAGGAGCAGGATTCCTTCTACAAACGCCAGAAGTCGGGAGAATTCGGCCTCATCTTCAACAATACCTGGGGCCCGCCCTACGAGCCCCACTCCTACCTGAGTTCATGGCGTGTGCCCTCCCATGCGGACTACGAGGCCCAGTCCGGACTGCCCATGAAACCGGAGATCGACGCGACCATCGGACGGGTGCTGGTGTCGACGGATGAAGGCGTGCGCGCGGACACTTATCGCAAGATCCTGACCACTATCCACGAACAGGCCGTTTATCTCTCCTTGAGTTACACCACGGGGCTGATCGTGCATGGCAAGGGGATGCAGGGGGCCTCCTTCGGCCCGACGAAAAACGAAATCCCTTTCGAGACGATGTTCAAGGAATAA
- a CDS encoding 3-hydroxyacyl-CoA dehydrogenase family protein, translated as MAKIETVGIVGFNVMGAAIGLNAATSGYRVIYKELNDELVKAMYDRWVKGALEKRVAKGKMTQEEMDTVAGRITGTADYKDLAPCDLIIEAAVEKMDLKIQVFKELDAACRPDTILASNTSTFLIEKLMEGVSNPGRTAGLHYFFPANVNRLVEVIRQKATSDETFDALMAFSEKNRKVAISVNDFPGFAINPVFISSYMVLNAFYGDKYNAATLDEISKQALGVRFGIMWVLNGSGLGTAYHAAASMNEYLADSDVGYPPVPVPLKTQFESGKPFDLEDGPILDDQAALDTVKEQLLGSIFTICTHLIEKNVVSLKDLELGIRTSLAWPKGPFTLMNEIGMDEAARLVKVAVENGLFKMPKTFAEGTPAAWDL; from the coding sequence ATGGCAAAAATTGAAACGGTAGGAATTGTCGGATTCAACGTCATGGGTGCCGCCATCGGGCTCAACGCCGCTACGAGCGGATACCGGGTCATCTACAAGGAACTGAACGATGAACTGGTCAAAGCCATGTATGACCGCTGGGTGAAAGGCGCGTTGGAAAAACGCGTGGCCAAAGGAAAGATGACCCAGGAAGAGATGGACACGGTGGCCGGTCGCATCACCGGCACCGCCGATTACAAAGACCTGGCTCCCTGTGACCTGATCATCGAGGCGGCCGTTGAAAAAATGGATCTCAAGATCCAGGTTTTCAAGGAACTGGATGCGGCCTGCCGGCCGGACACCATCCTGGCCAGCAACACCTCCACGTTCCTTATCGAAAAGCTGATGGAAGGGGTTTCCAATCCTGGGCGCACCGCCGGCCTGCACTACTTCTTCCCGGCCAATGTCAACCGCCTGGTTGAGGTGATCCGCCAGAAAGCGACCAGCGACGAAACCTTCGACGCCCTGATGGCCTTTTCGGAAAAGAACCGCAAAGTAGCGATTTCGGTGAACGATTTCCCCGGCTTTGCCATCAACCCGGTGTTTATCTCCAGCTACATGGTCCTCAATGCGTTTTACGGCGACAAATACAATGCCGCCACCCTGGACGAGATCTCCAAACAGGCTTTGGGCGTGCGTTTTGGGATCATGTGGGTGCTGAACGGATCCGGACTGGGAACCGCCTACCACGCCGCCGCCTCCATGAACGAATACCTGGCGGACAGTGATGTCGGCTACCCGCCGGTGCCGGTGCCGCTGAAAACCCAATTCGAGAGCGGCAAGCCATTTGATCTGGAGGACGGTCCGATACTGGACGACCAAGCCGCCCTGGATACGGTCAAGGAACAACTGCTGGGATCCATTTTCACCATCTGCACCCACCTCATCGAAAAAAATGTCGTCTCCCTGAAAGACCTTGAACTGGGCATCCGCACCTCGCTGGCCTGGCCCAAGGGCCCCTTTACCCTGATGAACGAAATAGGCATGGACGAAGCGGCACGGCTGGTCAAAGTCGCCGTTGAAAACGGCCTCTTCAAGATGCCCAAGACCTTCGCCGAAGGGACGCCGGCAGCCTGGGATCTTTAG
- a CDS encoding cereblon family protein, with amino-acid sequence MEKGISPEYLADDQTRHLTYLTWDFALFENEADAKILNKDLVCAACGHPITKVAEKIDIRGRHGYRFTNLGYPIQLGCYRTAPGCIGTGRVSNGYSWFRGYNWEIQLCNHCYTQVGWKYMTAGENFYALVFKMLREADPEEANAGEAE; translated from the coding sequence ATGGAAAAAGGCATCTCTCCGGAATATCTTGCCGATGATCAGACCCGTCACCTGACTTACCTGACCTGGGATTTTGCACTTTTCGAAAACGAGGCCGACGCGAAAATACTGAACAAGGATCTGGTCTGCGCCGCCTGCGGCCATCCAATCACCAAGGTTGCCGAAAAAATCGATATTCGCGGCCGCCATGGTTATCGATTCACCAATCTCGGCTACCCGATTCAATTGGGCTGTTATCGCACGGCACCGGGATGCATCGGCACCGGTCGGGTTTCCAACGGCTACTCGTGGTTTCGGGGCTACAACTGGGAAATTCAGCTCTGTAACCACTGCTACACCCAGGTGGGCTGGAAATACATGACTGCCGGGGAAAACTTTTACGCACTGGTTTTTAAAATGCTGCGCGAGGCCGATCCGGAGGAAGCCAATGCCGGGGAAGCAGAATAG
- a CDS encoding YcaO-like family protein, with translation MKFINHIRNEFNKTDTPANTIGKIAAGFDRLGYDIRYQHYAVSDRMHWSQITIDAIKLQCQGKGVTPELAKASAYAELTERFSGGLFFQDFEEQVRFNMPALYGRQVSRFLNYEWMAGYVNSHQNDLDHDYLSIEALLCNQTHLGPSDIEKIKNSQMARHWVDGYSVAQDKAVKVPINFVAYINASNGMAAGNTLEEAMIQAACEVFERYTQIQIIQPETIVPSIDKETVENDHLKTMMAYYEKENVEIVLKDFSLGGLVPSIGVLFINHNLRPGRWEHKILVPGVSFNMDEALSRCFTEIMQGRNTLQMPSPNFDRPVMHRSRVNNLYLLFKCCISEKDISFLEEGDTISYRNYRSKDIFSEIESIKRICQTLETDFIVLNLTHPILKFPVVRVVMPGISDFLPFVFKDILTSVDTNPDSAWRGEAYKNLMSSFFKTEEG, from the coding sequence ATGAAATTCATAAACCACATCCGCAACGAATTTAATAAGACCGATACGCCGGCCAACACCATCGGCAAAATCGCCGCCGGTTTCGATCGATTGGGATACGATATCCGCTATCAGCATTATGCGGTATCCGACCGGATGCATTGGTCCCAGATAACCATCGATGCAATAAAGTTGCAGTGTCAGGGAAAAGGCGTTACGCCCGAACTGGCCAAGGCCAGCGCCTATGCCGAGTTGACCGAGCGCTTCAGCGGGGGGCTGTTTTTTCAGGATTTCGAAGAACAGGTTCGCTTCAACATGCCCGCCCTGTATGGTCGGCAGGTGAGCCGTTTCTTGAACTATGAGTGGATGGCCGGTTATGTGAACAGCCACCAGAACGATCTGGACCACGATTATCTCTCCATCGAGGCATTGCTCTGCAACCAGACCCATTTAGGCCCGAGCGACATCGAAAAGATTAAAAACAGCCAGATGGCAAGGCACTGGGTGGACGGATATTCGGTGGCGCAGGACAAAGCCGTCAAGGTCCCCATCAATTTCGTCGCCTACATCAATGCGTCCAACGGCATGGCCGCCGGCAATACCCTGGAAGAGGCGATGATTCAGGCGGCTTGCGAAGTTTTCGAAAGATACACGCAGATTCAGATTATCCAGCCGGAGACAATCGTTCCCAGCATCGACAAAGAGACCGTTGAAAACGATCATCTGAAAACGATGATGGCATATTACGAGAAAGAGAACGTGGAGATCGTTTTAAAAGATTTCTCTCTGGGCGGGCTCGTTCCCTCTATTGGCGTTCTTTTCATCAACCACAATCTGCGGCCGGGACGATGGGAGCACAAAATTCTGGTTCCCGGCGTTTCCTTTAACATGGATGAAGCCCTTAGCCGCTGTTTCACCGAAATCATGCAGGGCCGCAATACGCTCCAGATGCCCAGTCCGAATTTCGATCGACCGGTGATGCACCGATCCAGGGTCAACAACCTCTACCTGTTGTTCAAATGCTGCATTTCAGAAAAGGACATCTCTTTTCTGGAAGAAGGCGACACCATCTCCTACCGGAATTACAGAAGCAAAGATATTTTCTCCGAGATTGAATCGATCAAACGGATATGCCAAACTCTTGAAACCGACTTCATCGTTCTGAACCTCACCCACCCGATTCTCAAATTCCCCGTGGTGCGAGTCGTCATGCCCGGTATTTCGGACTTCTTGCCTTTTGTTTTCAAGGACATCTTGACCTCCGTCGACACCAACCCCGACTCGGCGTGGCGAGGCGAGGCTTACAAAAACCTGATGAGTTCTTTTTTTAAAACGGAAGAAGGATAG
- a CDS encoding MBL fold metallo-hydrolase, producing the protein MHTTVTIVYDNTTRDPALLADWGFACVVASPEKTVLFDTGANATILQRNMDYLEIDPKTIDAVFISHAHWDHSGGLAPFVERFPVEVYVPRSYQPDCRDVPVHRVDNPLPISQRLFSTGEVGGMEQALVVDYGDACALIVGCSHPGVAALMESAAVFGRVGALIGGLHGFNQLSVLTGLDLVCPTHCTQHGDSIRMHYPGIYRAGGVGTTIPLPPMTGSD; encoded by the coding sequence ATGCATACGACCGTTACCATCGTCTACGACAACACCACACGTGATCCGGCATTGCTCGCGGACTGGGGGTTTGCCTGTGTGGTGGCCTCGCCCGAAAAGACCGTGCTCTTCGATACCGGCGCCAATGCAACGATCCTGCAACGGAACATGGATTATCTGGAAATCGATCCCAAGACAATTGACGCCGTTTTCATATCCCATGCCCACTGGGATCACTCCGGCGGCCTGGCCCCTTTTGTCGAACGGTTTCCGGTGGAGGTCTATGTGCCGCGCAGCTATCAGCCAGACTGCCGGGACGTTCCGGTCCATCGTGTGGACAACCCGCTGCCGATCAGCCAGCGGCTCTTCTCCACCGGCGAGGTGGGTGGAATGGAGCAGGCCCTGGTCGTCGATTACGGGGATGCGTGTGCGCTGATCGTTGGCTGCTCGCACCCGGGCGTGGCCGCGCTGATGGAAAGTGCGGCGGTTTTCGGCCGGGTGGGCGCCCTGATCGGCGGACTGCACGGATTCAACCAGCTTTCCGTTCTCACGGGGCTGGACTTGGTCTGCCCCACCCACTGCACCCAACACGGCGATTCGATCCGCATGCATTACCCCGGCATTTACCGTGCCGGCGGGGTAGGCACGACGATCCCGTTGCCGCCTATGACAGGCTCGGATTGA
- a CDS encoding gamma carbonic anhydrase family protein → MEKIGMITPFQGRVPQIGASVWIDPSARLIGNVQVADGASIWPGAILRADESEIRIGTRSAILDQCLLESPHGFPVVVAADALISHKVCLHGATVESGALVGIGAIVLDGAVIGAGALVGAGAVVAPNAQIPPGTLALGQPAKPIRPLKANEISNIRSQLALLSRKAGEYRAMGER, encoded by the coding sequence ATGGAAAAAATCGGGATGATCACCCCTTTTCAGGGGCGGGTACCGCAAATCGGAGCGTCGGTCTGGATCGATCCCTCCGCGCGGCTGATCGGCAATGTACAGGTGGCCGATGGTGCGAGCATCTGGCCGGGGGCGATCCTGCGGGCCGACGAATCGGAGATCCGCATCGGTACGCGATCCGCCATCCTGGATCAATGCCTGCTGGAATCGCCGCACGGCTTTCCGGTGGTGGTGGCCGCCGATGCGCTGATCAGCCATAAGGTCTGCCTGCACGGTGCCACCGTTGAATCGGGTGCCCTGGTGGGGATCGGTGCGATCGTTCTGGATGGGGCTGTTATCGGCGCCGGTGCGCTGGTGGGGGCCGGTGCCGTTGTTGCCCCCAACGCGCAGATTCCACCCGGAACACTGGCCCTGGGCCAGCCCGCCAAACCGATTCGTCCCCTCAAGGCGAATGAAATCAGCAATATCCGTTCCCAACTGGCGCTGTTGTCACGCAAGGCGGGTGAGTACCGGGCCATGGGCGAACGCTGA